One Chlamydiales bacterium genomic window, CCATGTGATGGAAGCAAAAAACATCACGTTTACTATTGAAGAGATCCCCGTATTTTGGTTTCCGCAAATCTGTTTTGACTTAGAAAATTGTCGAAATACTCCTTTCGCTGTGAAATTTGGTTGGGGGGGGTTCATGGGGTCCTATCTTGGTCTTCTTTATCACTTTCTTAACTGGAAAGATTTTCAGGGAACAGCTCGAATCGATGAATTTTTTGGTCACGGATTAGGGGGCGGTATTGAAACGCGTTATCATCAGAAATTTAAATCCACACAATTTTATACTCGCAGTTATTATGTTCATGATATCGCGATCAACGATCCAAATGACCGGGATCGTTATCAATTTCAAGGCACCTACCATGATAGCTTTTATGGAATGAGTATTGATGGGATGTATGATTATGTGAGTGATCCAAATATGGCATCTGACTTCCAAATTCAAGATTTCGAACTACCTACAGCAGGACGCACCCAGCTTGAATTGAAGAAACAAACAGATCTATGGATAGCCGCTCTATTTGGTAATGTGCGTATTAATTCTTTCCAATCAGTTAACCAAGAACTCCCGACTTTTAGTTTTTATCTGCATCCTTTTCAAATTCCCCATACGGGAATTATCATCGAAAATATTTTTAAAGCTAGTTATCTAAATTATGCATTTAGTGAAGATGTACATGGGAAAAATTTCCAATCAGGTAGAATCTCTTTTTCTCCTCATGCTTACCGTCCTTTTTTGTTTGGACCCATTACTGCAACACCTGAAGTGGCTTTTATTGGCATTGGCTATACTAACACCCCGTCTGGAAATTCAGCAGGACAAGGGATTGGAAAATTTGGAATCCATTTCAACTCTTGTCTATCAAAATCTAATCAAAGATTGAAACATCTTGTTAAGCCTTATATTGATTATACCTATCTTACACAACCGAGTGTCTCTAACAATGACCACTTTATCTTTACCATCAATGATGGGTATCATCAACTCAATCTTTTAAAAATGGGGATCGAAAACAAGATCTTTGTCAAAGGATCTTCTGGAATATTTCAACCTCTTACAGTAGATGCGTGGGCAAATATTTTTATTGATCAAAAAACCCATCGAAAAGCCATTCCTAAAGGATATCTAAATATCGAATGGCAGCCTTCTCAATCTCTTTTGTTTACTCTAGATGGGGGATGGAATTTTTTAAACGATCAAGTGGATTTTTTCTCTGGTAGAATTGATGCGACAGTTAGTCATCATCTAGCCTTTGGATTGGATTATTGTTACCATAGCAAATTTGATTGGCGTAAAGCAGATTTTTATAACTTTATCTTAGAAAGTGCTCATAATGAAAAAGAACTTCTTGAATCCCCTCTTTCCTTTCGTCGACAAACTTTGCTGTTTCGCATGTTTATCCGTCCTACACCTAATTGGACTGCACAATTAGACTCCCGTTATGGATGGAATCGTGGTCATCAAACATTTATTGGAAAAAATGGTGAGCTATTTAGAGAAAAACAGAAAAATTTTCTAGAATATCAGGTTGAATTTCGAAGAACCCTATTTAACCACTGGGACCTCCGCCTAATCTATGAAAAGCGTGTTGCTGATCATCGGTATCTAATCTCTCTCAAAATCAACCCAGAACGACCACCTAAACTATCTTACCGATAGCTATGTCAGCTTGAAACATAGAATGATTAAACATCAATTTGCTCAGGCATTAAGTAATGGATGGCATATTTGAGATAAACCTTGTCTTTTATAAAAATATCAAATAAGGATGGGTCTAAATAGCCTGCCTTAACCATCCTACTCATCGTCTTCAAAACCTCAGATATAGTAGCTGGTTTTCGATAGGGACGATCAGGAGAAGAGAGCGATTCAAAGACATCAGCAATAGCTAAAATCCTCGACTGGATCAAGATATCCTGACCTTTTAATCCACGAGGGTATCCTTTCCCATCCATTCTTTCATGATGAGAAGCAGCAATCTCAGGTACAGCAGATAACTCTTTAGGAAATGGAATTTGTGAAAGCATCCGATAAGTCATTAAGGAATGATTTCTGATAATTGATTGCTCTTTTTCTGTTAAATTTCCCTCTGGGATTAATAAATTTTCTCTTTCTTCAGAAGTAAGAATAGGTTCATTCTCGTTCCAATAAAGTGAGGCTATTCGATCGATATTTTTGATCGTTTCTGATGTGACTGGCTCAGTAGAATCATTACAACGATGAATGAATTTTTGATCCTCTTTTATACTCAGTATTTTTTGATGATAAGCTTGATCAAAAGAATCAAAAAAACTTTCAGCAACACGAAGACTGTCTGGATGATAGTTAGCCAACCAATCAAGCTTTTTTTTTAGGAGATGATTTTCTTCTTTGATCTCTAGTCCTTTGAAACGCACATCTATAATCTCTGAACGATCATATACACTCTCTAGCTTTTTTCTTTTTTCGATGATGTGTGTTGGAATAGTAATTTTGCCACAGTCATGTAATAAAGCAGCAATCTTTAACTCATAAAGTTGTTTATGATTAAACAAAAATTCTTTAAATGGACCTTCTTTTGTCCTATTGATTGCCTCAGCAAGAAGTTCTGTAATGAGAGGAACACGCTTGGCATGATTTCCAGTTGAGGGAGAAATTTCATCAATAGCAGAAGTCATCATACGGATGACAGCCTCAAAAAGTTCACGAAGATTACGAATCAATAACTGATTATTGAGAGCAATCGCTGCCTGTGAAGCAAATGATTCTGCAAGTTGAATATCCTCTTGAGAAAAAGAGGAAATTGTTCCATCGATAGGATTCGTGGGATTAAGTAATTGTAGAACAGCAATTACATCCTCCGCATAATTTTTCATCGGAATAGTTAAAACGGCTTTTGTCAGATATCCAGTCTGGGCATCAAATTCACGTGTCCCAGAGAAATTTGCTCCTTTTTTATATGCATCTTCTATATTGACCGTCTGCTTATAGTTTACTGAGTAGGTAACTATTAAATTATTATTGGGTTGACCTGTCTCTAAAAAAAGAGGAATATCCTCAAAAGTAATCGCATTAGAAGAAGTTCCACCAAGATGAAGTTTAAGCGAATTAGATAAAATGGTTTCAAATCGAAGCTTTTTTCCTTCAAGAACAGTGTAAATCGTTCCTCCATCAGCATGAGTCAATTCTTTAGCATTCTGAAGAATTCTTTCATGTAAACGAGGAATATCATGCTCTTCTGAAAGAGCAATTCCAATTTCATTGAGTTTTTTTAAAATACTATAACTTAAATCCATGCAAATATTAAAATTTAGAATAGTATTAATACATAATTATAAACAGATTTTTATTCATGTAAAAATATTTTTATTATCAAGAAAATTTTGTGTAAACTAAGTTTCTAGTTTTCTGAATGATACAAAAGATTTTATATCCAGTGTTTTCACTATAAGCTAAGTGAATAGGTTTCTATATGAGAAAATTATTTTTGAAAATATTTTTGCTTAATCTCAAGCAGCTTTGGTTCAATAAGAGTACGACGTTTCCCTTTAATTCGATCAATAAAAAGAGTCCCATTAAGATGGTCATTTTCATGCATAATATTTCGAGCATGATAACCGTAACACTCCTTCTTAAAAGAATTTCCCTCGAGATTCTTTGCTTCAACAGTAATCTTCGAAGGACGTTTCACGAATTCATACAATCCTGGAATGGAAAGACACCCTTCTTCTCTTTCTACAAAAACATCGCTTGGATTTGAAAGGATAGGATTAATAAAAACTACTGGCTCTCCTAGATGAATTTCTCCTTTCTCATCTTCAAAATCTACATTGGAAACAAAAATCCGCAAAAGATGACCAACTTGTGGAGCAGCTAATCCAATCCCTTTATAAGCAAGCATTGATTCGATCATATCGAAGCAAAGCTGACGAATATCATCTGTAATTTTTCCAACAGGAGTAGATTGCTTCCGCAAAATAGGGTGATTGTAATAGTAAAGAGGTAGCTTCATGGCTCAATAAGCTCTGTACCTATTCTCTGCTGTGCTTTTGCACGTCCTATTGCCCCAGTCCATAAAGATAAAATAATACATCCACCAAGAAAACAAATAGCAAGCCCAGCTGTAATCTTTTTTAACACTTCAGGGGTAGATGCTCCGAATAAAGAATCCCCTACATCCCCTCCAAATGAAGCACCAAGACCAGAACTTTTACTTTCTTGAACTAAAATCACACAACAAAGAATCAAAGAAATAAAAAGAAAAAGAAAAAGAAATAAATAATAAACGATAGTCATTTCGGTATTACACCATGAATAATTTTAATAAATGAATCAATAGAAAGAGAAGCTCCTCCAATAAGTAAACCATCAATATCAGGTTGGTGAATTAGCTCACTCACATTGTCTGGCTTAACTGAGCCACCATATTGGATCACCATATTCATTGCTACTTCTTCTCCCCATTCTTCTCTAATCACTTGCCGTATCAACTTATGCGCTAATTGAGCCTCTATAGGATCAGCATTCTTCCCTGTCCCAATTGCCCAAACTGGCTCATAGGCAATAATCAATTTCAATAATTCTTTTGGATTCACCCCTTCAAGAGATTGAAGTAACTGGGTTTTTATGACCATTTCCGTCTCCCCAGCTTCTCGTTCGTCAAGAGTTTCACCTACACAAAGAACAGGTTGTAGAGATTCTTTCAAAGCACGTTTGATTTTACGATTAATAAATAGATTGCTTTCATGAAAATAGAGACGTCTCTCTGAATGACCAAGAAGAACAAATTGAGCTCCTACTTCTATAAGCATGCGAGCTGCAATTTCTCCAGTAAAAGCTCCTTCACTTGCATCATTCATATTCTGTGCACCAACTATCATCGGAATCTTATGCTCTTTTGCACAATTTACAGCAGCTTGAATGATTGTAAAAGGAACAGCTAGGTAAATGGTCGCTTGACTCTGTTGGGTAAGGGATGCTAGAGTTTTAATAAACGTTTTTGCTTCTTCAATTGTCTTATACATCTTCCAATTAGCTGTGATTATGATAGGTCGATGGACATCTGATGTTTGCGCCATTTTTATCTTTATTTGAGATTAAAAATTTTTGATAGTTTATCATCAAAATGAACAGTTTGTCAACTCTCATTACCGTTACCGAATTAACTTTAGCGATTAAACATCAACTCGAATCTAAGTTTATAAATATCACTGTTCAGGGCGAAATAAGTAATTATAAACTTCAAGCAAGTGGGCATCTCTATTTTGATCTCAAGGATACTGGTGCAAAAATCCCTGTCGTACTTTTCCGAGGGAATGAACATACTATTACTCGTCTACTGAAAGAAGGCGACCATGTCATTTTGAAAGGATCTCTTTCTGTCTATCCTCCTCATGGAAAATATCAAATTATTGCAAAATCTATTGAATACCAAGGGATAGGGGAACTGCTACTAAAACTTGAAACACTGAAAAAAAAGCTTAGTGCACGTGGATGGTTTAGTGAAGAGAAGAAAAAATCTATTCCAAAATTTCCTCATTGCATCGGTGTTGTGACTAGTCCCACAGGGGCTGTCATCCGTGATATCATTCATATCCTATCACGAAGATATCCAGGGTTTCATCTGATTCTGAATCCTATTCGTGTGCAGGGTAATACAGCTGCTGCTGAAATTGCAAATGCTATTGAAGAGATGAATAGATACAAGTTATGCGATGTAATGATTGTTGGGAGAGGAGGAGGTAGTCTCGAAGATTTATGGGCGTTTAATGAAGAGATCGTTGCTAAAGCAATATTTGAGAGTACAATTCCGGTCATTTCAGCAATTGGTCATGAAACGGATATTTCGATTGCAGATTTTGTTGCTGATAAACGAGCGCCTACTCCTTCAGCTGCTGCTGAAATTGTGAGCGTAGAAAAACAGCATCATCTTCAAATTTTAAAAAAAATGCATAACCATTTAACAAGTGCTCTTCTTCATCAAGTCAAACACTCCCGAGTGACTCTTGAAAAATATACCTCTCATCCGATGTTCTCAACTTCTTACATGCTCATAGGAGGCAATTTACAAAAGCTGGATGAGATTAAGAGTTCCTTGGATAGATTAATTAAACACATGCTCCTCGGCAAGCGCTATATGCTAGAAGGAAAGAAAAAAGATATTAATGGCTTAAAACCTACAAATCAATTTATCCTTTCTCAGAATCATCTATGTGAAAAAATCAAACAACTGAATCAAGCTATTAAAAATAAAATCGCATTAAACAAACATAGATTAAAAGAAATCGTTAAACAACTACAATCTTTAGATCCAAAAAATGTATTAAAAAGAGGATATGCCATCATCTTGGCCTTAAATGAAGATTCAGTTATATTATCAGCTAAACATTTAAGTCCTGGACAAAAAGTCAAAGCCTTATTTAGCAACGGTGAAAGGGTTTTAAGGGTAGAAGATGAATGAACAAATTTTTAATTTCGAAAAAGCATTTGCAAGATTAGAAGTCATTCTAGAACGAATGAATTCTGGAAATGTTCCTTTGGATGAGTCACTTAAACTCTATGAAGAAGCTGATCAATTGATTATAGGATGCAGCTCACGTTTATCAGAGGTTGAAGAACGTATTGAAATTTTAATTAAAAGACGAGATGGGAAAATCGAAATCGATGAGGATGAGATACCTCTTAAAAAACCCTTTGAACCTCAAGAGGCATTTTGACTCACCTTGGAAATATCTCCTCTCCTAAAGATCTTAAACATTTCTCAATTCTCGAATTAAAAACACTTGCAGGAGAAATTCGGGAACGAATTATTTCTGTCCTTTCGGTGAAAGGAGGTCATCTTGCTTCGAACTTAGGGAGTGTCGAGTTCACCCTTGCCCTTCATTACGTTTTTGATTCTCCTCGTGATGTATTGATTTTTGATGTCAGTCACCAGACTTATACCCATAAATTAATCACAGGAAGAAATGACTCTCGTTTTGATAGAATTCGTCAATACAAAGGATTGAGTGGTTTTTCTGATCCTAAAGAATCCCCTCATGATCATTTCTATGCTGGCCATGCAGGCACTGCGCTCCCTCTTGCTCTTGGGATAGCTCAATCACGAGATCTATTTGATAAAGATCATCATGTGATTCCTATTATTGGTGATGCGACATTAACATGCGGTCTTTCCCTGGAAGCCTTAAATAATATTTCTCGTAACTTGTCTCGCTTTATTTTGATTCTTAATGATAATAAAATGTCGATTTCAAAAAATGTAGGTGGAATCACGAATATATTGAGTCGCCTTTTAAATAACCCAACAACTAGTAAATGGACGCGCGAATTAGAAACTTTTGTATCAAAAATTCCTATTTGCGGGACTTCTCTTGCTAAACAAGGGCTCAAACTTACCGAATCAGTGAAAAATATTGTTAGCTCAGCTCCTTTCTTTGAACAGTTTGGCTTTTCATATATTGGTCCAATCGATGGACATGATGTAAAAAAACTCATTGGAATCTTTCAAGCAGTAAAAAATCTAAATATGCCAATTGTCATTCATATTCTGACAAAAAAAGGACAAGGAGTTGAACAAGCTGAACAAAATCCTATTTTATACCATGGTGTCAAACCTTTTGATCCCAAAACATGCCAATTTCTTCCTTCTTTATCTCAAAAGCTCACATTTCCTAGCATCTTTGGTAAACACATGTTAAGTATGGGTAAAAAAAATAGTCGACTGGTTGTCATTACTCCTGCAATGTCTCTGGGTTCTTGTCTTGTCTCTTTTCAGGAAAAATATCCAAAAAGATTTTTTGATGTTGGAATTGCTGAAGGATATGCAGTTACCTTTTCAGGGGGTCTAGCTAAGAATCGAGATCTTGATGTTGTCTGTTCAATTTATGCAACATTTTTTCAAAGGGCTCTAGACAATCTTTTTCAAGATGTTTGTCTGCAAGAAATTCCAGTTGTGTTTGCTGTCGACCGAGGTGGACTTTCTCCAAATGATGGAGCCACTCATCATGGTATTTATGAAATTGGCTTTTTACGTACTATGCCTAATATAGTGATCTGCCAACCCAGAAATGGCCATCTTCTTAAAGAGCTACTTGAATCTGCATTCAGCTGGAAACGCCCGACAGTGATCCGCTATCCTAACTTACCAACGGAAGAATCGGAGAATGCAATATGTCACCGTCCGCTTGGAAAGGGAGAGGTATTAGCTGAAGGAGAGGATCTTCTCATTATTGCTCTTGGCCACCAATGTGAAGCTGCGTTATGTCTACGTGATTTACTTCAAGAAAGAGGAATATCAGCTGGAGTAGTTGATCCAATCTTCATAAAACCATTTGATAAAAACCTCTTTTCAGATTTACTTCTTAAATATAACCGTATTGTCACTATTGAAGAGCACTCAATTAAAGGGGGGCTCGGAAGCGAAGTCAACGACTTTCTTATGTCTCATGATTTTGGACAAGTTGAAATCTTAAATTTCGGAGTTTCTGATATATT contains:
- a CDS encoding HD domain-containing phosphohydrolase, with the translated sequence MDLSYSILKKLNEIGIALSEEHDIPRLHERILQNAKELTHADGGTIYTVLEGKKLRFETILSNSLKLHLGGTSSNAITFEDIPLFLETGQPNNNLIVTYSVNYKQTVNIEDAYKKGANFSGTREFDAQTGYLTKAVLTIPMKNYAEDVIAVLQLLNPTNPIDGTISSFSQEDIQLAESFASQAAIALNNQLLIRNLRELFEAVIRMMTSAIDEISPSTGNHAKRVPLITELLAEAINRTKEGPFKEFLFNHKQLYELKIAALLHDCGKITIPTHIIEKRKKLESVYDRSEIIDVRFKGLEIKEENHLLKKKLDWLANYHPDSLRVAESFFDSFDQAYHQKILSIKEDQKFIHRCNDSTEPVTSETIKNIDRIASLYWNENEPILTSEERENLLIPEGNLTEKEQSIIRNHSLMTYRMLSQIPFPKELSAVPEIAASHHERMDGKGYPRGLKGQDILIQSRILAIADVFESLSSPDRPYRKPATISEVLKTMSRMVKAGYLDPSLFDIFIKDKVYLKYAIHYLMPEQIDV
- the def gene encoding peptide deformylase codes for the protein MKLPLYYYNHPILRKQSTPVGKITDDIRQLCFDMIESMLAYKGIGLAAPQVGHLLRIFVSNVDFEDEKGEIHLGEPVVFINPILSNPSDVFVEREEGCLSIPGLYEFVKRPSKITVEAKNLEGNSFKKECYGYHARNIMHENDHLNGTLFIDRIKGKRRTLIEPKLLEIKQKYFQK
- the secG gene encoding preprotein translocase subunit SecG yields the protein MTIVYYLFLFLFLFISLILCCVILVQESKSSGLGASFGGDVGDSLFGASTPEVLKKITAGLAICFLGGCIILSLWTGAIGRAKAQQRIGTELIEP
- the tpiA gene encoding triose-phosphate isomerase, producing MAQTSDVHRPIIITANWKMYKTIEEAKTFIKTLASLTQQSQATIYLAVPFTIIQAAVNCAKEHKIPMIVGAQNMNDASEGAFTGEIAARMLIEVGAQFVLLGHSERRLYFHESNLFINRKIKRALKESLQPVLCVGETLDEREAGETEMVIKTQLLQSLEGVNPKELLKLIIAYEPVWAIGTGKNADPIEAQLAHKLIRQVIREEWGEEVAMNMVIQYGGSVKPDNVSELIHQPDIDGLLIGGASLSIDSFIKIIHGVIPK
- the xseA gene encoding exodeoxyribonuclease VII large subunit, with amino-acid sequence MSTLITVTELTLAIKHQLESKFINITVQGEISNYKLQASGHLYFDLKDTGAKIPVVLFRGNEHTITRLLKEGDHVILKGSLSVYPPHGKYQIIAKSIEYQGIGELLLKLETLKKKLSARGWFSEEKKKSIPKFPHCIGVVTSPTGAVIRDIIHILSRRYPGFHLILNPIRVQGNTAAAEIANAIEEMNRYKLCDVMIVGRGGGSLEDLWAFNEEIVAKAIFESTIPVISAIGHETDISIADFVADKRAPTPSAAAEIVSVEKQHHLQILKKMHNHLTSALLHQVKHSRVTLEKYTSHPMFSTSYMLIGGNLQKLDEIKSSLDRLIKHMLLGKRYMLEGKKKDINGLKPTNQFILSQNHLCEKIKQLNQAIKNKIALNKHRLKEIVKQLQSLDPKNVLKRGYAIILALNEDSVILSAKHLSPGQKVKALFSNGERVLRVEDE
- the xseB gene encoding exodeoxyribonuclease VII small subunit, giving the protein MNEQIFNFEKAFARLEVILERMNSGNVPLDESLKLYEEADQLIIGCSSRLSEVEERIEILIKRRDGKIEIDEDEIPLKKPFEPQEAF
- a CDS encoding 1-deoxy-D-xylulose-5-phosphate synthase translates to MTHLGNISSPKDLKHFSILELKTLAGEIRERIISVLSVKGGHLASNLGSVEFTLALHYVFDSPRDVLIFDVSHQTYTHKLITGRNDSRFDRIRQYKGLSGFSDPKESPHDHFYAGHAGTALPLALGIAQSRDLFDKDHHVIPIIGDATLTCGLSLEALNNISRNLSRFILILNDNKMSISKNVGGITNILSRLLNNPTTSKWTRELETFVSKIPICGTSLAKQGLKLTESVKNIVSSAPFFEQFGFSYIGPIDGHDVKKLIGIFQAVKNLNMPIVIHILTKKGQGVEQAEQNPILYHGVKPFDPKTCQFLPSLSQKLTFPSIFGKHMLSMGKKNSRLVVITPAMSLGSCLVSFQEKYPKRFFDVGIAEGYAVTFSGGLAKNRDLDVVCSIYATFFQRALDNLFQDVCLQEIPVVFAVDRGGLSPNDGATHHGIYEIGFLRTMPNIVICQPRNGHLLKELLESAFSWKRPTVIRYPNLPTEESENAICHRPLGKGEVLAEGEDLLIIALGHQCEAALCLRDLLQERGISAGVVDPIFIKPFDKNLFSDLLLKYNRIVTIEEHSIKGGLGSEVNDFLMSHDFGQVEILNFGVSDIFVEQGGYEDLLNQLGLTPEKMLQKVMAHFPFFQYSNR